In Eschrichtius robustus isolate mEscRob2 chromosome 11, mEscRob2.pri, whole genome shotgun sequence, the following proteins share a genomic window:
- the LOC137771783 gene encoding olfactory receptor 5B2-like: MENGTEVTDFILVGLTNTPELQIPLFFVFTLIFLISAFGNLGMITLILLDSHLHTPMYFFIINLSLVDFGYSSAVTPKVMAGFLRGDKIISYNACAAQMFLFAAFASVENFLLASMAYDRYAAVCKPLHYTITMTTSVCTCLAIGSYACGFLNASIHVGGTFSLSFCKSNVVHHFFCDIPAVMALSCSDKHISEMVLVLISSFNVFFALLVILISYLFISITVLKRHSAKGYQKGLSTCASHLSVVSIFYGTVIFMYLQPSSNHSMDTDKVASVFYAMVIPMLNPIVYSLRNKEVKSAFKKVLGNAKFSLAFGF, encoded by the coding sequence ATGGAGAATGGTACAGAGGTGACGGATTTCATCCTGGTGGGTCTAACCAATACCCCAGAACTTCAGATTCCTCTCTTTTTTGTGTTcaccctcattttcctcatcagtGCTTTTGGAAACCTGGGGATGATCACATTGATCCTGTTGGACTCCCATCTCCACACCCCAATGTACTTTTTCATCATTAATCTGTCCTTGGTGGACTTTGGCTACTCCTCAGCTGTCACACCTAAAGTGATGGCTGGGTTCCTTAGAGGAGACAAGATCATCTCCTACAATGCATGTGCTGCTCAGATGTTCTTATTTGCAGCCTTTGCCAGTGTGGAAAATTTCCTCTTAGCCTCAATGGCCTATGACCGCTATGCAGCAGTATGTAAACCCCTCCATTACACCATCACCATGACGACAAGTGTGTGTACATGTCTGGCCATAGGCTCCTATGCATGTGGTTTCTTGAATGCTTCCATCCATGTTGGAGGTACATTCAGCCTTTCTTTCTGTAAGTCCAATGTGGTCCATCACTTTTTCTGTGACATTCCAGCTGTCATGGCTCTCTCTTGCTCGGATAAACACATTAGTGAGATGGTTCTTGTTTTAATTTCAAGCTTTAATGTCTTTTTTGCTCTTCTGGTAATATTGATTTCCTACCTTTTCATATCGATCACCGTCTTGAAGAGGCACTCAGCTAAGGGATACCAAAAAGGTTTGTCCACCTGCGCTAGTCACCTCTCTGTAGTCTCCATCTTCTATGGGACCGTCATCTTTATGTACTTACAACCCAGCTCCAATCATTCCATGGACACAGACAAAGTGGCATCTGTGTTCTATGCTATGGTCATTCCCATGCTGAACCCTATCGTCTACAGCCTGAGGAACAAAGAGGTTAAAAGTGCATTCAAGAAGGTTTTGGGGAACGCAAAATTCTCTCTAGCCTTTGGATTTTAA